GATCAACCGCGCGCTCTCGGTCAGGGGGGCCATGGCCGCGCCCATATCGCCGGCAACCACCCGCGAGGCGATGCCGTCGGCCTGATTCAGCCAGTTCGACGCCTGCGCCTGCATGGCGATCTTCAGGTTTTGCTCGGTGTGGCTCGCCAATAAAGCGCCGTAGACGCCGATGGCCAACATGATCGCGCTGAAACGCATGGTGGTGCTCATGCCGGAGGCCATGCCGGCGCGGTCACGAGGCACGCAGGCCATGATGTTCTTTTGCGTGTCACCGTTCAGCAGCCCGGCACCGGCCCCGGTCACCGCCATGGCGCAGGCAAATCCGAGATAACCGCCGCCGGACACCGCCCAGGCGCTGAGCAGGTTGCCGCAACCGACCAGCGTCAAACCCAGCGCCATCAGGGTTGCCGGTGACCAGTGCCGCGCCAGCCTGGCGCCGATTTTCGGGCACGCCAGCATGGTCAGGGCAAAGGGCAGCATGCCCAGACCTGAAGCGATGGCGCTGAAGCCCAGCCCGTTCTGCAGATAAAACGGCAGCAGGGTCATCATCACCTGAGCGCATCCGGCGTAGGCGAACATGCCCAGCAATGCGCCAATGAAACGCGGGGATTTGAACAGCTGCAAATCCACCATGGGCTTGTGCTGCATCCGCTCGACCAGCACGAACATCGCCAGCAGCCCCAGGCCGCCGAATATGCGCAAGAACGTGATCGAGTTGTCCCAGCCGATACGATTGGCTTCGATCAAGCCCCAGATCAGGCATAGCAACGCCGCGCTGAACGTCAGGCTGCCCCAGGGATCAAGACGCGCGGACTGTTCGTTGCGCGACTCTTCGATATTGCGCCGAACCATCGCAAGCAGCAGCAAGCCAACCGGCAGATTCAGATAGAAAATCCAGCGCCAGCCCAGCAGTTCGGCGATCACGCCGCCCACGGTGGGCGCGGCCGTCATCGCCACGCCCATGCAGGCGCCCCAAAACGCCCAGGCTTTGGCGCGTTCGGTTTCGTCATGAAAGGCATGGCCGATGGTGGCCAGTGCCGAGGTCAGCAGCAGCGCAGCGCCAATACCTTTGAGGGCACGGGCAATGTCGAGGAACAGGATATTGGGCGCCGCGCCACACCCCAGCGAAGCCGCAATGAACAGCACCAGCCCGCAGAGCAGCATTTTCTTGCGCCCGAAGCGGTCGGCGACACTGCCGGACGGTAGCAATAGCGCGGCGAAAGCCAGCATGTAGGCACTGACCACCCATTCGATGTCGGCAAAGTTGGCGCCCAGGTCCCGAGCGATGCTGGGCAGCGTCACCGCGACGATATTG
This genomic window from Pseudomonas sp. G.S.17 contains:
- a CDS encoding MFS transporter, with product MKITRPSPRMTLLTASGVCSLIVLDTNIVAVTLPSIARDLGANFADIEWVVSAYMLAFAALLLPSGSVADRFGRKKMLLCGLVLFIAASLGCGAAPNILFLDIARALKGIGAALLLTSALATIGHAFHDETERAKAWAFWGACMGVAMTAAPTVGGVIAELLGWRWIFYLNLPVGLLLLAMVRRNIEESRNEQSARLDPWGSLTFSAALLCLIWGLIEANRIGWDNSITFLRIFGGLGLLAMFVLVERMQHKPMVDLQLFKSPRFIGALLGMFAYAGCAQVMMTLLPFYLQNGLGFSAIASGLGMLPFALTMLACPKIGARLARHWSPATLMALGLTLVGCGNLLSAWAVSGGGYLGFACAMAVTGAGAGLLNGDTQKNIMACVPRDRAGMASGMSTTMRFSAIMLAIGVYGALLASHTEQNLKIAMQAQASNWLNQADGIASRVVAGDMGAAMAPLTESARLIVQPLAQQAFVQGFATLLWVAGLLALLGAAVVGALMRKPIVQLHLQSA